The window agctcttcgtagccgagtcctgcaggcgtcgagtacttggtgggcgtcttcgagtacttcaagtagtcagaatgTCCTTCCGattgcttctgggccttccttcggatacgtcgagtagtctttcaagtacttccggttgcttcgaggctgtgaggtgctcaagccccgaaatcttgatcatatatggtgcgcaaagtactcgcgctccatatggagtagcccccgagccttaggttgaatcgcagaatcaggctgagggtcactttagtatttttccttcattatttttcaaaaaaattgaaaaataaatatctgatgcacatatcccgcaacccccaagccttaaatcaaaatcccatATGCtacgagtagcccccgagctaaTATTTGGActtaaggatttaagacgtggcatcagattttattcttcagaatatTTGCAGGATTTATCAGATCCagtatccgaaaagacctctttttcggataaaatcccagaaaaatgatacaattgaatatgccacactgattgcacccgaaataacttcagaAATAAAACACGTGATGTACAGCTCTTTTCTGTGTGTTCACATGTGATGTTACTgtatggagaatctgcattattgcgtCCTTGAATGCATCCGTGAATGCTGCAACTGTAGCGTCATGGGTTGTCCTCCAGTCGTGtcccttgtgactataaaaggggggagagaggcctttgccagaagcaccaatgTGTAACAGCCATGGCttatccttggtgttcttgctctcgccctcctgaagtttgtgtagtcctttcaagcaaaagatgctagaagagaacttgcgaatGACAAAaaaagtccctgctacctcatcctgccacTCGCATGCTCTCATTGGATCCattctggacatcatgtccttgcatcttccaatgaggcaggttctcTGTGGACTGGTTGAGTCTTGtagtgtcacatccttggggttgcctatttctgggtgcccaagaacttaCATCTCTGGCAAGGAGACTcaatcttgtcacaacgtattcagggagaaCGAGAAATTTCTtcgcaagatgctacaagaggaattgcgaggtgattactgtaatctgcctccatactcttgaaatttttctcccagaatacgagtatcattattcccttgatgggaataacaagtttgtactttgtcatggtCTCAGGCCAATCTAGTTGTAGCAggcttctcaggaagccaagaagtgcgCGTGCAAAGCCTAGTCGTTGTAAAGTTAGTtaggaaaaagtactcgagttgtaatatcgagtagttgtactgtgtcgagtacttttccttgttctaaaatgtaatcccagtcgaggaaagaagagtcgagtagttgacaagggatgtgagtgttttctttttgagtCCGGCGACTAAAGTGCCGCGGACCTCaacatctggggatgatgctgtggtgggacAAACCATCCCTTCCGCCACAGTGGACTCGTCAAAAGGGACTGGGACTACTCTTTCGGCGAGTAGTTCCAATGTAGATAAAGCCGGTGACGTGGGTAAGTAGGCCCTAATTGtgaagcctgcccgcaaatttggcatcaaggggttTGCTCTGAAAAGAGCTCCTATGTAAGTTTTCGAAAAAACATGTATTTTGTAGTTTTTTGTCTGTGTATCGAGTAGTTtataactactttgtctttttAGCGACACGATCTTGGGGAAAGATGCTGAGGACAACTCAGCCCCCAAATCGGCAATGGAGAAGCCTCCGGATACTCCTGATATGAGTGCTCATGAGACAGAAGATATGGTGAATTCCATGCTTCGGGATTCTCTGTTGCCTGACACCGGGAGGAGCGATGAGAAGCTCCTAGAGGATGGTGGAAGCGACAGGCTTCCAGAGGAGCTGGATGGCGAAAAGCTTCCTGACGGAGGCAACGATAAGCTGCCTGAGGAAACCCCTGCAAGTAAACTTATGCCACCTTGTATTAAAAAGGTATCTTTTCTCTGCTCTTAATTTGATTAAGTAGCATATTGTtcctctagattcccaaaatACAGGGAATACTATAGagaagattgaagaagtgcccaaAAGGGCTGTGTCTGAAGTGCGGGCAAGTACTTCCCAGGTCTCATCGGGAAGTGTCTTGCcgcgagagaaggtggagcttgctttcaAGATACTGGAGGTAAATAATCGAATACTTTAGTGTAGATCGAGTAATGTactgatctttttattttttgcagGAAGCACTAGGGCGGGAGGGTGGCCAAGCCTAGGACGATACAGAGCTGAATgctctgagagagagagagagagagagagagagagagagagagagagagagagagagagagagtgaagaCGCTCTCGTCCGAGAAGACTGCTCTCCAAGGGAAGCTTAAGAAGCTATCCCAAACCAagaaggttagtctttagcatatacTATGCATTCGACTAGTTGAtctgcttggtgtttataagattttctttcaatTGAGTACGCAGCTTGTgcaaaatctttaaagattcaggaaagcttagTACTGAATCTAAAGATTCTTGTGTACCGAAATGTagatgagattgaaaagctcaagaagatcaaggagaatTGTGATCGGGAGATGGTGGAAGTCATGAAGCAGCTGAAAGAGCTGTCAGAGTCCCGGGACTCAATGCAACAAGAGCTTGTCGCGCTGTGGCAAGTCAGGGATGCTGCCTAAGAAATAGCCGAGGTTATGGATATCCCGGAAGGGAACGAAGACGAACCGCTCTCGCTGGCGGGGAAACTTCGTAAAGTACCAGAGGCCTTTGAAAGGTatgtctccacaaccacccgtcagtacgtgggtcatgtactcgggttggtaAAATCTTACTGGCCGaccactcggttggatgcactTGGGAAGGGAGCCAAAGCTGATTGTACGGAAGAACAATTCAATTAGTATTTGGAAGAAACTTTTGTCGTGGCCAACCAGATAGTGGAATCCCTGAACAAGCCTGATTCTCCTTGAACTTTAAATGTAATTGATTTGGCATGTGGGCTAGAAGTACTTTTTGACAAATattgaatatttgtgtaatgtttaaGTACTTGTTATGTggtaggattgtggaatcctttggtgtgtcgagtagttgtactcgaagGATCTGAGTGCTAGCAGCATCGCGCCTACTCAGTTACAATAGTAGATACGAGGATTTGTATCCATAGGTGCCTTATTCGGCAAGGTATTCTCGAATGGGGTCGAGTTTGTGTGATTCTGAATCAGAATTCTAGTGCTGatcggttaggattgaatcccgcaggattaaccaagtgggaaaagcacttaAAAGAGTGTCAAAAAGCCGTAGCTTAAAGCAAATTTCCTTTTTAAAGGAAATGCTTTGTTAGAGCGAAGCTCATATGGATTTTGTTGTCCAATTGGGGAAAAGCTCTTATAGAGTATTCAGAGAGTTAGGAGCTTAAGATGTTCCTTGATAGATAGGTGAACATGAGACTCTTGtcaacctattttagagtatcaaggaCTTATTCGTACTCCTTGAGGGATTTCGTAGTTGACCAATTAGGATGGACCTTGCTTGGTCACCCAGATAGTATACAACTTTTGTAAAAATATCCCGGACTACTCGAtcttatcgagtagtatgtcctatagatgaattggattgatttctaaaataggactgttaggattgtactccgtcgagttaaccaagatgtaaatattctagaaatatcccaaacttactcgagtagggcgagtaaggtgtcctacccgaggactggagtaactcttaggggaAGTcttgttaggtacgaaccccgtcgagttgcccaagacgaaaatgccgaaggagtatccaaaacctactcgagccagcgagtagggtgtcctttaaccaaggactggagtaatccttaagacagaactgttaggtatgaaccccgtcgggttatccaaaatgtaaatgtcgaaaggatatccaaaacttactcgaacggggcgagtaaggtgtcctctaaccaaggactggagtaatccttaagacagaactgttaggtacgaaccccgtcgggttgcccaagacgtaaatgtcgaaaagatatccaaaacctactcgagctagcgagtagggtgtccgaAACACGGACTGGactaatccttaagacagaactgttaggaaaagatatccaaaacctactcgagctagcgagtagggtgtcctaaacaCGGACTGGAGTAAATCTtcggacaagtctgttaggtatgaaccccgtcgggttgcccaagacgaaaatgtcggaAGAGCACTCAAGGGTAAACCATAAAAACTAATTGAAAGCTGCTCTAGTGTTGAGCATGACTTTCGAGGTGGAGTATTGGTCATATGAGCGAAAGCCAAGTAGCCGATTTATGGaagaaatcaacttttatttaGATTTGTCAAAATTACAATAtttgtaaagtgacagactctgactcctaagacctaccccttgcccgttggatgtgagcaatggtttacatgactgaataaaactattcgatggtagaactagtcgatacaggggtcgactagatttttggtagggtctccttcaggagtggtgccccaagggccttgcggagtgagtcacactgaaagatcgtgtgagagctctttgggtggatgaaGCACATGCGTAGCAGTGCTTTATTGATCCTGTTTCCGCCATGAGACGATTCTCCTTGATGCGGGGTGCGTGATTtatgcttcttgaaggatgcagaagcctttggtgggatgcggtagttCGAAGAAGGACTGTAAACCTCTATCTCCTcgcgttcctttctccttgagatgatgacgttgcgaGCGTCGCGACCAACGTTGATCACATTGCGGAAGTCACAGTTGGTGTAGTTGTAGTTGTCGCCCTGCTGTTATTGCTGGCTATTGGCGAGGCGCTGGCGCCTCAACGCCCTTTTCTGGTTAAGCAGGCGGCGATGCTCGTAGAGGTCTTCTTCTGGATGTTGCTCTTCCAATTGCACAGTGACTGTCACTGCTGGAGGAGGCGCAGGCGGATCTTGCTTGatagtagcttgggcttctatgattgtgggaggagtagtttccatgttgtcggaaaggtactcatcGAAATCATCAGAGTTGTAGTTGTCGAGGTTGAGATGCTCCGTGGACTCACCCTCAGGTTCCTGAACTTCGGAGATGCAAACCACGAGGATTTCGCGGCAAAGATCTTgaatcttttggtcttgtttgcttgaagaCAGGTCTAGAGGGGTGCTCTGCTGGAAGGGCGGATCCGTTGGCTGTGAGCCAGAAGTGTTGGGATCTTGTGAATTCCTTAGGTGCACTGTTCGTCCTTGCGGCGttgtatatatgaccaagttagggagggaatcctgatcggacttgggattcttagccgagttggactcgacatGCTTgttgtactggattaggtcatccagctcgtcctccgagttggaaaagtactcggattcggaatcggttagtccaccgattttagagtatgtgtgttttgggtgagcgagaagcgggatgcccatctctatgtggagggcgttctcgttcatccaatgtagccatgattgagtgggaGTCAGCCCTTCTAGTTctttaatccagggtttgtcgaaggtcgacttgctggattgttccggagctttggcttttcccttCTTAAGCTTGGCTAGTTCCCAAAGAGCATCAGCATGTTCAGGTGGAttggccatagcgtccatgaacaagtcgaGGTTATCAGACCAGCCTTTgagatcatcgaatggttcaaagttgtcgagaatgttcatgaattgatcaaagtcctgatcgaatgaGGACTAGAATGGTTCAGGAGTTCGAATGTGAGCAGGTTTTGGTGAAGGGCTCTagggtatcctggagatagacgatCCATGTTTTGCAGGGTGTTTTCAGCTATCTTGATACAGTCGGCGAGCTTGGAGTCCACtggatcgatccctgagagtatatcacCCGACCTTTTCAGTGGCGGGTTCAACACTTCTGAGTTCTGCTGCGATGTAGATGAGCCCAGAGCAGCTTCTGCAAGTTTAATGCAGCCCtcaattgatcgtgaaacttgacCTACTCCTCCGAGTAGTTCAAAGTTGTtgatcttggggcgtttgatCATCTTGAGATGAGTCAAATATTTTCCGAGGGTTTCGGAAAAGTGAGTTTTTTCAGTATCAGAATTTGTGTCGGACTCAGCAAACTCAGAGGGTCGAGTTGGAGTCGACACGTTTTTTGATTTACCCGAACCGAGTTCGAGTACAACTCTTTTTTCGTCGAGATCTGCTGTCTTGCATATGTCGGCGAGATGAGCGGTGGTTTTTTTGTTTAGGCGAgttgggcgtgacaaggtggctggtgAAGCCTCCCgatccgtcagccgtgcatgcccaggaaccgaaaacgagggttgtgccctctggcacgttgttggcgtcgcttgagccggccatcgaattcgctaaTGAACTTGCCGAATCCCCGACCTgacgcgccagctgtcggtgtttaccgccaagcctgctcagcgatacccttagcagtaaggtttgtaggtagggatcgactgctctggaactcgatggtgtaaggaacacaaagatttagacaggttcgggccgcgagttgcgtaataccctacgtcatgtgtagttgtattgccttaggtgttgatgatcgtttggagggggtccctggccgcccttatatatccgggggaacagggttacatggaaaatcctagccgagtacagttggagtcttactacaacacaatcgggtagtttcctttgtactgcagctagttctacgcctattcgggtagttacaaaagaggtaaggtacatccatgagctatcttACTGGGCCGACtaggcccctcgagccatcgcctcctGGAGCGCCGCGGCTGCCATCTCCAGTGTCTGGGACCCTCCGGTCGGGGGCTGTGACGCAGAACGCAGCATCGCACCAACCCCAGACTTGAGGGCCATGATCGGCGCAAGCGAGACGGCATCCCGGGTAGCGGCCCTGTGGCTGCACCAATAGGGAAGAACGACAAATCAGCAAGGACTGCACGAAATTGAGATCGCTTACTCTGACAGGGAGCTCAGCCTACGCTTGCCCGTGCTGCTCCTCTGGTCTCGCGGCGCGCTGCCGCTTCCCGACGACTGGCCCGAGGGCTTCGCCCCTCGATCAACTTGAACCCTCGGGGCCGTCTGCCTGAGGGTCTCCGCGCTTGCCGCGGACGTCCTGCCACCAGCTGATGTTGCGGATGCAGACGTCCgcccgcccgtcgccgccgctggcgcagGCGTCACCCTGCCTGCTGCCGTGGGGGATcccctgcccgccgccggcgcgggcgaccTCCGATCCGTCCTCGACGCGGGCACCCTCTCCAGCATCGCCGGTGCACGCCTCCCCTTGCCTAGCGTCGCTAGCGCGAACCTTCTCTCGCCCAGCGCTggcgccgtggcctcgacgtcGGCCCGTTGCGGGGCCGGCGGAGGGCTTTCGGCCGTCACCGCCTCGAAGTCTTCAGACTCCGAGAAATCCACCCCGCCGGTCAAGGAGTCttcctcctcggtggactcaGGCGTGGTCGGTGGTGAGAGTCCCTCCCTCTTCGCTCTGGCACACACCTTCTCGTGgttctcctttctctctctctcttcctggcGGCGGTCGCCTTCGCCTCGTCCTTCCTCTTCTAGTACGCCTGCGCATGCAGACGGTTCACTTTGTGGACCTCGGGGAGCAGGGGCTTTGAGACATAGCCTTTTTGGCTCAGTCCCTGCAAGCATGACCCAGATCAAAAACAAGAAGAAGGAGATGGATCAGAACGAAATCGACAACAATCAAAAGCCAGACTCACCAAACCGATGTACCtttctcggggcgcatcttcaTCTTCCAAGGGTCCTCGGGGTCAGAGGGGAAGTGCGCCACTGCACTCTTCGCCCTCTGGGCATCGGCTTTGAGGGAGAGTAGCACGCTCGACATCCTCGAACCCTCTGCTGCGGCCTTGGGAGTCAGCTCGAAGATCGCCAACCTCCTCTCCATGAGGGGAATCACCCTTTGCTGGTGGAAATTCACAATAACGGCGGCcgccgtcagccccttcttcgccaaGTACTGCAGCACAACGATGAAGTTCTCGAGCCTGGCCTAGCGCTCGGGAGGCGACACCCCCTACTTCCATGCGTCCGGCCTCTCCTGCAGGACTTTGTTGGTGAACGCTGGAAGCCTCCCGTCATCgttgcgcaggtagaaccaTCCTCGGCTCCACCCTGCGTTGTTCATGGTCATTTTGCAGGGGATGTACATGTTTCCCCTATTCTTGCGCACTTGGAGCGTGAGGCCACCGGCGCGGGCGACTCTCCTCGGCTGGCCCTGGACATACTCGGTGttgagctcgccgcggaacaagtGCACCCATAGATCCCAGTGCACCTACACCCCCAAGTATCCCTCGCATACGGCGGcaaagaccgccgcctgcgaaaTGGAATTGGGGGcaaagttgtgcagct is drawn from Panicum virgatum strain AP13 chromosome 1N, P.virgatum_v5, whole genome shotgun sequence and contains these coding sequences:
- the LOC120653374 gene encoding skin secretory protein xP2-like, giving the protein MERRLAIFELTPKAAAEGSRMSSVLLSLKADAQRAKSAVAHFPSDPEDPWKMKMRPEKGTEPKRLCLKAPAPRGPQSEPSACAGVLEEEGRGEGDRRQEERERKENHEKVCARAKREGLSPPTTPESTEEEDSLTGGVDFSESEDFEAVTAESPPPAPQRADVEATAPALGERRFALATLGKGRRAPAMLERVPASRTDRRSPAPAAGRGSPTAAGRVTPAPAAATGGRTSASATSAGGRTSAASAETLRQTAPRVQVDRGAKPSGQSSGSGSAPRDQRSSTGKRRLSSLSDHRAATRDAVSLAPIMALKSGVGAMLRSASQPPTGGSQTLEMAAAALQEAMARGA